One genomic segment of Amycolatopsis sp. WQ 127309 includes these proteins:
- a CDS encoding zinc-binding dehydrogenase — MRVVWMREFGGPEVLVPGEAPDPVAGDGQVVVEVAFANITFVETQLRAGGPGPFRLELPIVPGNGVGGVISTVGAGVDPDLAGQRVVTSTGGSGGYAERVAVDAAAVFPVPEGLALDAAVALLADGRTATALVHATSVRPGDRVLVEAAAGGVGGLLMQLAKAAGATVVGAAGGPAKVAQVQGADVVVDYLRPDWTSAAGEVDVVFDGVGGAIGTAASGLLRRGGRMAIYGLASGSWAEVSEVDAAARDVTLVRSLGGPEDMRTFTKSALTEAAEGRLTPVIGRRFPLAQASEAHAAMQSRTTVGKTLLVP; from the coding sequence ATGCGCGTGGTGTGGATGCGGGAGTTCGGCGGTCCGGAAGTGCTCGTCCCGGGGGAGGCCCCGGACCCGGTCGCGGGGGACGGCCAGGTGGTGGTCGAGGTGGCGTTCGCGAACATCACGTTCGTCGAGACGCAGTTGCGGGCGGGCGGCCCGGGGCCGTTCCGCCTCGAGCTGCCGATCGTGCCCGGCAACGGCGTCGGCGGCGTGATCAGCACGGTCGGTGCGGGAGTGGACCCGGACCTCGCCGGGCAGCGGGTGGTCACCTCGACCGGCGGGTCCGGCGGGTACGCCGAGCGCGTCGCGGTGGACGCGGCGGCGGTGTTCCCGGTGCCGGAAGGCCTGGCCCTCGACGCGGCGGTGGCGCTGCTCGCGGACGGCCGCACCGCGACCGCGTTGGTTCATGCGACCAGTGTCCGGCCCGGCGATCGAGTGCTGGTCGAGGCCGCGGCCGGCGGCGTCGGCGGTCTGCTGATGCAGCTCGCGAAGGCCGCGGGCGCGACGGTGGTGGGCGCCGCGGGCGGCCCGGCGAAGGTGGCCCAGGTGCAGGGCGCCGACGTCGTCGTCGACTACCTGCGGCCGGACTGGACGTCCGCGGCCGGCGAGGTCGACGTGGTCTTCGACGGAGTGGGCGGCGCCATCGGCACGGCGGCGTCCGGCCTGCTGCGTCGTGGCGGCCGGATGGCGATCTACGGCCTGGCGAGCGGTTCGTGGGCGGAAGTGTCCGAAGTGGACGCTGCCGCCCGTGACGTCACGCTGGTGCGTTCGCTCGGCGGCCCCGAGGACATGCGCACGTTCACGAAGTCGGCGTTGACGGAGGCGGCGGAAGGCCGCCTGACCCCTGTGATCGGCCGCCGTTTCCCACTGGCCCAGGCGTCCGAAGCCCACGCGGCCATGCAATCCCGCACCACGGTGGGCAAAACCCTGCTGGTGCCCTGA
- the ald gene encoding alanine dehydrogenase, with protein sequence MRIAVPREIKKHEYRVALTPAGVHELVGRGHDVFVETGAGVGSSISDEEYVAAGAKILATADETWAQGELVLKVKEPIAEEYPRLRADQVLFTYLHIAADRPLTDALLAAGTTAIAYETVQTANGALPLLAPMSEVAGRLAPQVGAYSLMKPSGGRGVLPGGIPGVHPARVVVIGGGVAGLNAARVALGLGSDVEILDTNVDRLRQIDNDFGGRIRTVTSTRLSVEESVLQADMVVGAVLVPGAKAPKLVSNELVSRMKPGSVLVDIAIDQGGCFADSHPTTHDNPTYTVHESVFYCVANMPGAVPRTSTYGLTNVTLPYAVQLADKGWKAALQADEALAKGLNTQAGALTNAPVAIAHDLPHTPLATVLA encoded by the coding sequence GTGCGTATCGCCGTTCCCCGTGAGATCAAGAAGCACGAGTACCGGGTCGCGCTGACCCCGGCCGGCGTGCACGAGCTGGTCGGGCGCGGGCACGACGTGTTCGTCGAGACCGGTGCCGGTGTCGGTTCGTCGATCTCCGACGAGGAGTACGTCGCCGCCGGCGCGAAGATCCTCGCCACCGCGGACGAGACCTGGGCCCAGGGCGAGCTCGTGCTCAAGGTCAAGGAGCCGATCGCCGAGGAGTACCCGCGTCTGCGCGCCGACCAGGTGCTGTTCACCTACCTGCACATCGCCGCCGACCGGCCGCTGACCGACGCGCTGCTGGCCGCGGGCACCACCGCGATCGCCTACGAGACCGTCCAGACCGCCAACGGCGCGCTGCCGCTGCTCGCCCCGATGTCCGAGGTCGCGGGCCGGCTGGCCCCGCAGGTCGGCGCGTACTCCCTGATGAAGCCGAGCGGCGGCCGCGGCGTGCTGCCCGGCGGCATCCCCGGCGTGCACCCGGCGCGCGTCGTCGTCATCGGCGGCGGCGTGGCCGGCCTGAACGCCGCCCGCGTCGCGCTGGGCCTGGGCTCGGACGTCGAGATCCTGGACACCAACGTCGACCGCCTACGCCAGATCGACAACGACTTCGGCGGCCGCATCCGCACAGTGACCTCGACCCGCCTCTCGGTCGAAGAGTCGGTCCTGCAGGCCGACATGGTGGTGGGCGCAGTACTGGTCCCGGGAGCAAAGGCACCAAAGCTGGTCTCGAACGAGCTGGTCTCCCGCATGAAGCCGGGCAGCGTCCTGGTCGACATAGCAATCGACCAGGGAGGCTGCTTCGCAGACTCCCACCCCACAACCCACGACAACCCGACCTACACGGTCCACGAGTCAGTCTTCTACTGCGTGGCAAACATGCCGGGAGCAGTCCCCCGCACCTCAACCTACGGCCTCACAAACGTAACGCTGCCGTACGCAGTCCAACTGGCCGACAAGGGCTGGAAGGCAGCACTACAGGCAGACGAAGCCTTGGCAAAGGGCCTGAACACCCAAGCAGGCGCCCTGACGAACGCCCCAGTAGCAATAGCCCACGACCTCCCGCACACCCCCCTGGCCACAGTCCTAGCCTGA
- a CDS encoding ABC transporter ATP-binding protein, with amino-acid sequence MHDGSGRIVVQNLSKQFGTVNAVQNLSFTVEPGSVTGFLGPNGAGKTTTLRMLLGLVTPTQGSATINGRPHSQLGNPARVVGSVLENEGFHPSRTARNHLRVYAAAIGVPDTRADEVLGLVGLGSAADRKAGGFSLGMRQRLALATALLGDPQVLVLDEPTNGLDPEGILWLRNFLRSYAREQHRTVLVSSHLLNEVEQLIDQVVIISQGVTRYNGSLDQLRKGQQSRVLVQPADAAALVKALQENGVTQVSPTPDGRVAVAGSSVQQIGDLAAKAGIAVYGMQEEHADLERMFFQLTQGQFSGGPQGYPPQPQYQGPPPPGYPPPPGYPPQQYPPGPYQQGPPSGPQQQQYQQGPPQGWGGPQQ; translated from the coding sequence ATGCACGACGGCAGTGGCCGGATTGTGGTGCAGAACCTGAGCAAGCAGTTCGGCACGGTGAACGCGGTGCAGAACCTGAGTTTCACGGTCGAGCCGGGCTCGGTGACGGGCTTCCTGGGCCCGAACGGTGCCGGCAAGACGACGACGCTCCGCATGCTGCTCGGGCTGGTGACGCCGACCCAGGGGTCGGCGACGATCAACGGGCGGCCGCACTCGCAGCTGGGGAACCCGGCGCGGGTGGTCGGCTCGGTGCTCGAGAACGAGGGTTTCCACCCGAGCCGGACGGCGCGGAACCACCTGCGCGTCTACGCCGCCGCGATCGGGGTGCCCGACACCCGCGCGGACGAGGTGCTGGGCCTGGTCGGCCTGGGCAGCGCCGCCGACCGGAAGGCGGGCGGGTTCTCGCTCGGCATGCGGCAGCGGCTGGCGCTGGCGACGGCGTTGCTGGGCGACCCGCAGGTGCTGGTGCTCGACGAGCCGACGAACGGCCTGGACCCGGAGGGCATCCTCTGGCTGCGCAACTTCCTGCGCTCCTACGCCCGTGAGCAGCATCGCACGGTGCTGGTGTCGAGCCACCTGCTCAACGAGGTCGAGCAGCTGATCGACCAGGTGGTCATCATCAGCCAGGGCGTGACGCGCTACAACGGGTCGCTCGACCAGCTGCGCAAGGGCCAGCAGTCGCGGGTGCTGGTGCAGCCGGCGGACGCCGCCGCGCTGGTGAAGGCGTTGCAGGAGAACGGCGTCACCCAGGTTTCGCCGACACCGGACGGCCGGGTCGCGGTCGCCGGGTCGAGCGTCCAGCAGATCGGTGACCTCGCCGCGAAGGCCGGGATCGCCGTCTACGGGATGCAGGAGGAGCACGCCGACCTCGAGCGGATGTTCTTCCAGCTGACCCAGGGCCAGTTCAGCGGTGGCCCCCAGGGCTATCCCCCGCAGCCGCAGTACCAGGGCCCGCCGCCGCCCGGGTACCCGCCGCCGCCCGGGTACCCGCCGCAGCAGTACCCGCCGGGGCCGTACCAGCAGGGTCCGCCGTCGGGCCCGCAACAACAGCAGTACCAACAAGGTCCGCCGCAGGGCTGGGGAGGTCCGCAGCAGTGA
- a CDS encoding ABC transporter permease subunit has protein sequence MGNLIKAEFRKTLSLKTWWVLLIPLVLVAFWLTYVWGKITNDFADFIGSSDAREVAGAVGLDASKLPVGLLAFAHGVNIAQLIPALFGVFALAGEYRSKTITTTFLTAPNRISALTAKMLTYVAWGAIYGLVSFGVSAIAVMVSVDSGRWPSAGQWLAALGGTVLAAVLVTLFGIGFGAVLRNVPLAVVLLVVWFLIVENVLVIAFWNTTDILGGILPNGTANGIVGGIAASAFGINTLNLPGGVDHWSQLGLQLAAGAPGVISWWVSALIFFAWTMVFFGFGWLGNQKRDIT, from the coding sequence ATGGGGAACCTGATCAAGGCGGAGTTCCGCAAGACGCTCTCGCTGAAGACGTGGTGGGTGCTGCTCATCCCGCTCGTGCTGGTCGCCTTCTGGCTGACCTACGTGTGGGGCAAGATCACGAACGACTTCGCGGACTTCATCGGCTCCAGCGACGCCCGCGAGGTCGCGGGCGCGGTCGGCCTGGACGCGAGCAAGCTGCCGGTGGGCCTGCTGGCGTTCGCGCACGGCGTGAACATCGCGCAGCTGATCCCGGCGCTGTTCGGGGTGTTCGCGCTGGCCGGCGAGTACCGCAGCAAGACGATCACGACGACGTTCCTCACCGCGCCGAACCGGATCTCGGCGCTGACCGCGAAGATGCTGACCTACGTCGCGTGGGGCGCGATCTACGGCCTGGTCAGCTTCGGCGTCTCGGCGATCGCGGTGATGGTGTCGGTGGACTCGGGCCGCTGGCCCAGCGCCGGCCAGTGGCTGGCCGCGCTCGGCGGGACCGTGCTGGCCGCGGTGCTGGTGACGTTGTTCGGCATCGGGTTCGGCGCGGTGCTCCGCAACGTGCCGCTCGCGGTCGTGCTGCTGGTGGTGTGGTTCCTCATCGTCGAGAACGTCCTGGTGATCGCGTTCTGGAACACCACCGACATCCTGGGCGGGATCCTGCCGAACGGCACCGCGAACGGGATCGTCGGCGGCATCGCGGCGAGCGCGTTCGGCATCAACACCTTGAACCTGCCGGGCGGCGTCGACCACTGGTCGCAGCTGGGCCTGCAGCTCGCGGCGGGCGCGCCCGGCGTGATCTCGTGGTGGGTGTCGGCGCTCATCTTCTTCGCCTGGACGATGGTCTTCTTCGGCTTCGGCTGGCTGGGCAACCAGAAGCGCGACATCACCTGA